The following proteins are co-located in the Bacteroidia bacterium genome:
- a CDS encoding tetratricopeptide repeat protein, producing MFSFFIAWCGLSEAQQYKIDSLQKKLIVTSADNQRMEILDKIGAYFYSTNIDSSILYRKRALAIALETKNTKVQIKLLAKIGATYYEQNSSDSAMFYFLKNLVLEENNHSQKQEANTLIGIGNIYFDQQNFDKSSSYFKQSLAIATQIKDTFSLISALSSLGSIYFEQNKDTAANTYFSLALHLSQITQNNYTLPILFGNLGSVCNDLKKYDEALGYYQNALAIYKKAANSDGIIVNTINIGNTYEGKGDYKQALLYDTLGLKMARNINNHEDILNSLFYTSEAYKGFGDLPKSYDYLKKYADYKDTVFQFSNAKSVADMQTKYETDKKQKENQLLLQKNKLQDLDLKQKSFFIRAVIIGCIFLILLIFIVYNRYRLKQKANEQLEIAYREIDTKNKIVEEKNKDITDSIYYARRIQRALLTSEKYLEKQLPDYFILYQPKDIVSGDFYWALNTENKFFIATADCTGHGVPGAFMSMLGINFLNEIVIEKKILEPNKIIGELRQNIIHALNPEDTQEESKDGMDMVLCAFDFKNKNLKLAASNNPVWIVRNVENSSPFLEEIKPDKFPVGKHDQDKIPFTAYETTLQKGDVVYTFTDGYADQFGGPKGKKFKYKQLKELVLANFSKPMSEQQKIITETLANWKGNLEQVDDILLIGIKV from the coding sequence TTGTTTAGCTTCTTTATTGCTTGGTGTGGCTTATCTGAAGCACAACAATATAAAATTGATTCGCTGCAAAAAAAGCTGATTGTTACTTCAGCCGACAATCAGCGAATGGAGATTTTGGATAAAATCGGAGCCTATTTTTATTCCACAAATATAGACAGTTCTATATTATACCGGAAACGAGCACTTGCCATTGCCTTAGAAACTAAAAATACAAAAGTTCAAATAAAATTATTGGCTAAAATAGGAGCTACTTACTACGAGCAGAACTCCTCTGATTCGGCAATGTTTTACTTTCTGAAAAATTTGGTATTAGAAGAAAACAATCATTCTCAAAAACAAGAAGCAAACACGCTTATTGGCATAGGAAATATTTATTTTGACCAACAAAATTTCGATAAATCCAGTTCGTATTTTAAACAAAGTCTTGCTATTGCTACGCAAATAAAAGATACGTTTAGCCTTATAAGCGCGCTGAGCAGCCTCGGCAGCATTTATTTTGAGCAGAACAAAGATACCGCTGCCAATACTTATTTTTCACTCGCATTGCATTTATCTCAAATTACCCAAAACAATTATACACTACCGATTCTATTTGGAAATTTAGGCTCGGTATGTAATGATTTGAAAAAGTACGATGAAGCATTGGGATATTACCAAAATGCTTTAGCGATATACAAGAAAGCAGCGAATTCTGATGGAATTATTGTGAACACAATAAATATTGGTAATACTTATGAAGGGAAGGGAGATTATAAACAGGCGCTTTTATACGACACCTTAGGTTTGAAGATGGCAAGAAATATTAACAATCACGAAGACATTTTAAATAGTTTATTCTATACTTCAGAAGCTTATAAAGGATTCGGCGATTTGCCTAAATCATACGATTATTTAAAAAAATACGCGGACTACAAAGACACTGTTTTTCAATTTTCGAATGCTAAAAGTGTAGCTGATATGCAAACTAAATACGAAACCGATAAAAAACAAAAAGAAAATCAACTTTTACTTCAAAAAAATAAATTACAAGATTTAGATTTAAAACAAAAAAGTTTTTTTATCCGCGCTGTTATTATCGGCTGCATCTTCCTGATTTTGTTAATTTTCATTGTTTACAATCGTTACCGATTAAAACAAAAAGCCAATGAGCAACTCGAAATTGCTTATCGAGAAATTGATACGAAAAATAAAATAGTTGAAGAAAAAAACAAAGATATTACCGATAGTATTTATTACGCTCGGCGAATACAACGTGCATTGCTTACTTCCGAAAAGTATTTGGAAAAACAATTGCCAGATTATTTTATTTTATACCAACCGAAAGACATTGTAAGTGGCGATTTTTATTGGGCATTAAATACCGAAAATAAATTTTTTATAGCAACCGCAGATTGTACAGGTCATGGCGTTCCTGGCGCATTTATGAGCATGCTCGGAATTAATTTTTTGAATGAAATTGTGATTGAAAAAAAGATACTTGAACCGAATAAAATAATAGGCGAATTGCGTCAGAATATTATTCATGCACTTAATCCGGAAGATACACAAGAGGAATCGAAAGACGGAATGGACATGGTTTTGTGCGCATTCGATTTCAAGAATAAAAATTTAAAATTAGCAGCTTCCAATAATCCAGTTTGGATTGTTCGGAATGTAGAAAATAGCTCCCCATTTTTGGAAGAAATAAAGCCGGATAAATTTCCTGTGGGAAAACACGATCAAGACAAAATCCCTTTTACCGCATACGAAACAACACTTCAAAAAGGCGATGTAGTATATACCTTTACGGATGGTTATGCCGATCAATTTGGTGGGCCGAAAGGTAAAAAATTCAAATACAAACAATTAAAAGAATTAGTACTTGCTAACTTTTCAAAACCGATGAGTGAACAACAAAAAATAATTACAGAAACACTCGCTAATTGGAAAGGAAATTTGGAACAAGTAGATGATATTTTACTGATTGGAATAAAAGTTTAA
- a CDS encoding uracil phosphoribosyltransferase codes for MNMTDIFNGLGNLFEDLFRLMEKLRAIPATIFIVMGFIAFGIWFTQMKRYDKESEENGTLK; via the coding sequence ATGAATATGACAGATATTTTTAACGGACTTGGTAATTTATTCGAAGATTTATTCCGTTTGATGGAAAAATTGAGAGCTATTCCTGCAACTATTTTTATTGTAATGGGCTTTATTGCATTCGGTATTTGGTTTACTCAGATGAAGCGTTACGACAAAGAGTCCGAAGAAAACGGCACTTTGAAATAA
- the purD gene encoding phosphoribosylamine--glycine ligase codes for MNILILGSGGREHAFAWKIAQSKKKATLFIAPGNAGTAAFGTNISISATDFNAVKKCVLEHNINMVLVGPEDPLVKGIHDFFLADDVLKNIPVIGPQKEGAQLEGSKDFSKQFMIRHQIPTARYQTFTKETLNDGLLFLETLNAPYVLKADGLAGGKGVVIPNTLEEAKKEFSDMLVNAKFGEASAKVVIEEFLKGIELSVFVLTDGKSYKILPSAKDYKRIGEGDTGLNTGGMGAVSPVPFADEPFLKKVEERVIIPTIEGLKKENIPYKGFIFIGLMNVNGDPFVIEYNVRMGDPETEVVIPRIQSDFLDLLEGVANTTLSEKNFETDSRYATTVMLVSGGYPEEYETGKIISGLEKVSDSIAFHAGTKSENGIVKTNGGRVITITSYGETMREALQKSFANAKKISYEKKYFRRDIGSDLP; via the coding sequence ATGAACATTCTCATTCTTGGTTCGGGCGGTCGGGAACACGCATTCGCATGGAAAATCGCGCAAAGCAAAAAAAAAGCAACCCTTTTTATTGCGCCCGGAAATGCGGGAACAGCAGCCTTTGGCACCAATATTTCCATTTCAGCAACCGATTTTAATGCGGTAAAAAAATGCGTGTTGGAACACAACATAAATATGGTATTGGTGGGTCCGGAAGATCCTTTGGTAAAAGGGATTCACGATTTTTTTTTAGCAGATGATGTATTGAAAAATATTCCGGTAATTGGTCCACAAAAAGAAGGTGCGCAATTGGAAGGCAGCAAAGATTTTTCCAAACAGTTTATGATTCGCCATCAAATTCCGACGGCACGCTACCAAACATTTACAAAGGAAACACTCAATGATGGCTTACTTTTTTTAGAAACATTAAATGCTCCTTACGTATTAAAAGCCGATGGTTTGGCAGGCGGCAAAGGCGTTGTGATCCCGAATACATTGGAAGAAGCAAAAAAGGAATTTTCCGATATGCTTGTGAATGCCAAGTTTGGCGAGGCTTCCGCGAAAGTGGTAATTGAAGAATTTTTAAAAGGAATTGAACTTTCCGTGTTTGTGTTAACAGATGGAAAATCATATAAAATTTTGCCCTCCGCGAAAGATTATAAACGTATCGGCGAAGGCGATACAGGCTTAAATACAGGCGGGATGGGCGCTGTTTCTCCGGTTCCTTTTGCAGATGAACCCTTCTTAAAAAAAGTAGAAGAACGCGTTATTATTCCGACAATTGAAGGATTAAAAAAAGAAAATATTCCATACAAAGGATTTATTTTTATTGGATTAATGAATGTGAACGGAGATCCTTTTGTGATTGAATACAACGTGCGCATGGGCGATCCGGAAACGGAAGTAGTGATTCCGCGCATTCAATCTGATTTTTTAGATTTGTTGGAAGGTGTCGCTAATACAACGCTTTCAGAAAAAAATTTCGAAACGGATTCGCGTTACGCAACCACTGTAATGCTTGTTTCTGGAGGTTATCCGGAAGAATATGAAACTGGAAAAATAATTTCCGGGTTGGAAAAAGTAAGTGACAGTATTGCTTTTCATGCGGGAACAAAAAGCGAAAATGGAATTGTAAAAACGAACGGCGGACGCGTTATTACTATTACTTCGTATGGTGAAACGATGCGCGAAGCCTTGCAAAAATCATTCGCGAACGCGAAGAAAATCAGTTACGAAAAAAAATATTTCAGAAGAGATATTGGTTCCGATCTTCCATAA
- a CDS encoding DUF6427 family protein — MFIRFFKSSQPASFIFLPLLALLLWVPAFLKPLPPSALQPVFLYAALAQALQNSAFLSVLIAFLLVIGEAFLLNYIVNKHEIAEKKSQLPAMFYILFMSNSKPMLSLHPILIAHLFILLMLNKLMNSYRKDSAFSDVFDASLLLAVASFFYLPTLVFIPILWISFIIFRPFIWREWVISIFGLLTPFLFLAFFYFWKNDLSVMRTEFVFRPFPSGKPDLKLSFYFYLLAFMFLFVSFLSLSRLAFTISMNKLKTKKAQTLLIWVVVFGLFTLFFAPAVSSVYFAFMSIPAAVFVGNYFLNLKKTAWAEILFLLILASVALNFNF; from the coding sequence ATGTTCATTCGCTTTTTCAAATCATCGCAACCAGCCTCGTTTATTTTTTTGCCTTTATTGGCTTTGCTATTGTGGGTTCCGGCGTTTTTAAAACCGCTTCCGCCAAGTGCTTTACAACCTGTTTTTTTATATGCTGCGCTTGCGCAAGCACTTCAAAATAGTGCTTTTTTATCCGTATTAATCGCTTTTTTACTTGTTATTGGAGAAGCTTTTTTACTCAATTATATTGTCAATAAACATGAAATAGCGGAAAAAAAATCGCAATTGCCCGCCATGTTTTATATTCTTTTCATGAGCAATTCCAAGCCGATGTTAAGCTTGCATCCCATTTTAATTGCGCATCTTTTTATATTGTTGATGCTAAATAAATTAATGAATTCGTACCGAAAAGATTCTGCGTTTTCAGATGTTTTTGACGCGTCTCTTTTATTGGCGGTCGCTTCCTTTTTTTATTTACCGACACTCGTTTTTATTCCAATTCTGTGGATTTCATTCATCATATTTCGTCCATTTATTTGGCGCGAATGGGTTATTTCTATTTTTGGATTGCTGACGCCATTTCTTTTTTTAGCGTTTTTTTATTTTTGGAAAAACGATTTGTCGGTGATGCGCACCGAATTTGTTTTTCGCCCTTTTCCTTCTGGGAAACCGGATTTAAAACTTTCTTTTTATTTTTATTTATTGGCGTTTATGTTTTTGTTTGTCAGCTTCCTTTCCTTATCCAGATTGGCTTTCACAATTTCCATGAATAAATTAAAAACCAAAAAGGCACAAACGCTTTTAATTTGGGTGGTTGTTTTCGGATTGTTCACTTTGTTTTTTGCGCCCGCCGTTTCTTCGGTTTATTTTGCTTTTATGAGTATTCCGGCAGCGGTTTTTGTGGGAAATTATTTTTTGAACTTAAAAAAAACAGCTTGGGCAGAAATTCTTTTTTTATTGATTTTAGCGTCTGTCGCGCTGAATTTTAATTTTTGA
- a CDS encoding phosphoribosylaminoimidazolesuccinocarboxamide synthase, which produces MDNTITATSFQFQGQTKFYKGKVRDVYTIKDKLLVMVASDRISAFDVVLPKGIPYKGQVLNQIAAKFLNATTDIVPNWILGMPDPVVSIGKLCTPFKVEMVIRGYLSGHAWREYKSGERIICGVEMPDGMRENDRFPEPIITPSTKADVGHDEDISRENILKNNIVSEADYSQLEKYTRALFQRGTEMAAAKGLILVDTKYEFGKADGKIFLIDEIHTPDSSRYFYKEGYEIRQQKGEAQKQLSKEFVRQWLIENGFQGKEGQMIPHMSDEWINTISERYIELYEKIIGEKFVRSDVSDVLKRVEKNIISFLEKTV; this is translated from the coding sequence ATGGATAATACTATTACAGCAACTTCTTTTCAGTTTCAAGGACAAACAAAATTTTACAAAGGCAAAGTACGCGATGTTTATACCATCAAGGATAAATTGTTGGTTATGGTGGCATCCGACCGAATTTCTGCCTTCGATGTGGTGTTACCAAAAGGCATTCCCTACAAAGGCCAGGTACTCAACCAAATTGCAGCAAAATTTTTAAACGCAACCACTGATATTGTTCCGAACTGGATTCTGGGAATGCCCGATCCCGTAGTAAGCATTGGTAAATTGTGTACTCCTTTTAAAGTAGAAATGGTTATTCGCGGCTATCTTTCTGGTCATGCTTGGCGCGAATACAAATCTGGGGAACGTATTATTTGTGGCGTTGAAATGCCTGATGGAATGCGCGAAAACGATCGGTTTCCAGAACCGATTATCACGCCAAGTACTAAGGCAGACGTAGGACACGATGAAGATATTTCGCGTGAAAATATTTTAAAAAATAATATTGTTTCCGAAGCAGATTATAGTCAATTGGAAAAATATACGCGCGCTTTATTTCAACGTGGCACAGAAATGGCAGCCGCCAAAGGCTTGATTTTAGTGGATACAAAATATGAATTTGGCAAAGCCGATGGAAAAATATTTTTAATTGATGAAATTCATACGCCCGATTCTTCTCGTTATTTTTACAAAGAAGGCTACGAAATCCGTCAACAAAAAGGCGAAGCACAAAAACAATTGTCAAAAGAATTTGTGCGTCAATGGTTAATCGAAAATGGATTTCAAGGAAAAGAAGGACAGATGATTCCTCACATGAGCGACGAATGGATTAACACAATTTCCGAACGCTACATTGAATTATACGAAAAAATTATTGGAGAAAAATTTGTGCGTTCTGATGTTTCAGATGTTCTAAAACGCGTAGAAAAAAACATCATTTCTTTTTTAGAAAAAACGGTATAA